The Planctomycetaceae bacterium genome has a window encoding:
- a CDS encoding alginate lyase family protein: MNAFSRLFWTARAVGWDNLPRRVLQAWRIRSGLLRKRLDPAHFSDEAFAAECDPHLAASVENWRQKATRFFKVPSPQALAAVADDDAWEQSVHRISQAALDGQYLMFGCNTAPLGWPPDFNRDPIHNIQWPVGEHWTRTAHSGPPRDDIKLVWEASRLSLAYYFARAYARSRQECWAVALWQMVDAWIEQNTPQLTVAWGCGQEMSFRLMAALFGAFATLDSPAATPQRLERLTRLAWQTGRHISININQARMQGNNHAISEAAALWTIGLLFGEFNQADLWRQRGAEVIEAEVLRQIYDDGSYVQHSLNYHRVMTDDLLWVLALARINNQPLPPAVADRLKCATQWLAQMVDPVSGHAPNYGPNDGAQVLPLSTCDYTDYRPALQAAWVLTQGRRALPPGPWDEKSLWLMGGDALAAPLEPPARESAFAARDGGYYVLRGRDSWAMTRCHSYRHRPNQADMLHVDLWHKGVNVLRDAGSYLYYSPPPWQHYFLSTAAHNTVEIDGQDQMVKGPRFLWFNWTASHLEQFEATPEGFRCIGSHEGYRRLKDGIIHRRAIERRGDVYEIIDEIGPAGAHEVALHWRLAPLEWRRHGNEWRADVAGDDYRVQIFMPPDMALDSVCGEEGPRPQGWESCYYTQRTPAPTLTVRGRVELPICVRTIVGPQGQIQTMPQEEG; this comes from the coding sequence ATGAACGCCTTTAGCAGACTCTTCTGGACCGCCCGCGCCGTCGGCTGGGACAACTTGCCCCGCCGGGTGCTTCAGGCGTGGCGGATCCGCTCGGGCCTGCTGCGAAAGCGATTAGACCCCGCACATTTCTCCGACGAAGCCTTTGCCGCCGAGTGCGATCCCCACCTGGCGGCCAGTGTCGAAAACTGGCGACAGAAAGCGACGCGGTTTTTCAAGGTTCCCTCGCCGCAGGCGCTGGCGGCCGTCGCCGACGACGACGCGTGGGAGCAGTCCGTCCATCGCATCTCGCAGGCGGCGCTGGACGGGCAGTACCTCATGTTCGGCTGCAACACGGCGCCACTGGGCTGGCCGCCGGATTTCAACCGCGACCCCATCCACAATATCCAATGGCCGGTGGGCGAACACTGGACGCGCACGGCGCACAGTGGCCCGCCCCGCGACGACATCAAGCTGGTCTGGGAAGCCTCGCGCCTGAGCCTGGCGTACTATTTCGCCCGCGCCTACGCCCGAAGCCGCCAGGAGTGCTGGGCGGTGGCCCTGTGGCAAATGGTCGACGCGTGGATCGAGCAGAATACGCCGCAATTGACGGTCGCCTGGGGCTGCGGGCAGGAAATGTCCTTCCGCCTGATGGCCGCACTGTTTGGGGCCTTCGCCACGCTGGACAGCCCGGCCGCCACGCCGCAGCGCCTGGAGCGCCTGACGCGCCTGGCCTGGCAGACGGGGCGGCACATCAGCATCAACATCAACCAGGCCCGCATGCAGGGCAACAACCACGCCATCAGCGAGGCCGCCGCCCTCTGGACCATCGGCCTGTTGTTCGGCGAGTTCAACCAAGCCGACTTGTGGCGCCAACGCGGCGCCGAGGTGATCGAGGCCGAGGTGCTGCGGCAGATTTATGACGACGGCTCTTATGTCCAGCACAGCCTCAACTACCACCGCGTCATGACCGACGATCTGCTGTGGGTGCTCGCCCTGGCGCGAATCAACAATCAGCCCCTGCCGCCGGCCGTGGCGGATCGGCTCAAATGCGCCACGCAGTGGCTGGCCCAGATGGTCGATCCCGTCAGCGGCCACGCGCCCAACTACGGTCCCAATGACGGCGCGCAAGTGCTGCCCCTGAGCACGTGCGACTATACCGATTACCGCCCGGCCCTGCAGGCAGCCTGGGTGCTGACGCAAGGCCGCCGAGCCCTGCCGCCGGGGCCCTGGGATGAAAAATCGCTCTGGCTGATGGGCGGCGATGCACTCGCCGCCCCGCTTGAGCCCCCCGCGCGAGAGAGCGCCTTTGCCGCACGTGACGGCGGATATTATGTCCTCCGCGGCCGCGATTCCTGGGCCATGACCCGCTGCCACAGCTATCGCCACCGGCCCAATCAAGCCGACATGCTGCACGTGGACCTCTGGCACAAGGGCGTCAACGTCCTGCGCGACGCGGGCAGCTATCTCTATTACAGCCCGCCGCCGTGGCAGCACTACTTCCTGTCGACGGCCGCCCACAACACCGTCGAAATCGACGGCCAGGACCAGATGGTCAAGGGCCCGCGGTTCCTGTGGTTCAACTGGACCGCCAGCCACCTGGAGCAATTTGAGGCAACGCCGGAGGGGTTTCGATGCATCGGCAGCCACGAGGGCTACCGCCGGCTCAAGGATGGGATCATTCATCGCCGTGCGATAGAGCGGCGCGGAGACGTGTACGAGATCATCGACGAGATTGGTCCGGCGGGCGCCCATGAGGTGGCTCTCCATTGGCGATTGGCTCCGTTGGAGTGGAGGCGGCACGGCAATGAGTGGCGGGCGGACGTTGCGGGCGATGACTACCGCGTGCAGATATTCATGCCACCAGACATGGCGCTGGATAGTGTCTGCGGCGAAGAAGGCCCGCGTCCCCAAGGGTGGGAGTCGTGCTATTACACCCAGCGAACGCCGGCGCCGACGCTGACAGTGCGCGGGCGAGTGGAATTGCCCATATGCGTGCGCACGATCGTGGGTCCGCAGGGACAGATCCAGACCATGCCACAGGAAGAAGGATAG
- a CDS encoding DegT/DnrJ/EryC1/StrS family aminotransferase: MESIPLSKPDVTEAEIQAVTTVLRSDRLSIGPAVEAFEQAIAARANRRYAIAVNSGTSGLHLCVRSLEIGEGDEVITTPFSFISTTNCILFERGKPVLVDIDPDTYNMDPAAAEAAITPATKAILPVEAFGNTAHFDAYEAIARRHGLGMIEDSCEALGGSLNGRPAGNFGDCGVFAFYPNKQITTGEGGVIVTDHPDIRDMCCSLRNQGRDTEHWLRHARLGYNYRLSDINAAMGAVQVQRLDDILARRRRAADLYAQALAGIEGIHLPPVAANPGASWFVYVVRLDDSFPAHARDQVLERLKKAGIACSNYFVPIHTQPYIREMLGTRDGQFPITERVAARTIALPFFAALTQSQVDRVAAALKSAIAGGA, encoded by the coding sequence ATGGAATCTATTCCGCTGTCCAAGCCCGATGTGACCGAAGCCGAAATCCAGGCCGTGACGACCGTCCTGCGCAGCGACCGCCTGAGCATCGGACCGGCGGTGGAGGCCTTCGAGCAGGCCATCGCCGCCCGCGCCAACCGCCGCTACGCCATCGCCGTCAACAGCGGCACCAGCGGTCTGCACCTGTGCGTGCGATCGCTCGAAATCGGCGAAGGCGACGAGGTCATCACCACGCCCTTCTCCTTCATCTCCACGACCAACTGCATCCTCTTCGAGCGGGGCAAGCCCGTACTGGTGGATATCGACCCCGACACGTACAACATGGACCCCGCCGCCGCCGAAGCTGCCATTACGCCGGCCACCAAGGCCATCCTTCCCGTCGAGGCCTTCGGCAACACCGCGCACTTCGACGCCTACGAGGCCATCGCGCGGCGTCATGGACTGGGCATGATTGAGGATAGCTGCGAAGCCCTGGGCGGCAGCTTGAACGGCCGCCCTGCCGGCAACTTCGGCGACTGTGGCGTCTTCGCCTTCTACCCCAACAAGCAGATCACCACCGGCGAGGGCGGCGTGATCGTCACCGACCACCCGGACATCCGCGACATGTGCTGCTCGCTGCGAAACCAGGGGCGCGACACGGAGCACTGGCTCCGCCACGCCAGGCTCGGCTACAACTACCGCCTCAGCGATATCAATGCCGCGATGGGCGCCGTGCAGGTTCAGCGCCTCGACGACATCCTCGCCCGGCGCCGCCGCGCGGCAGACCTGTACGCCCAGGCGCTTGCGGGCATCGAGGGCATCCACCTGCCCCCCGTCGCCGCCAACCCCGGGGCCAGTTGGTTCGTCTACGTCGTGCGACTCGACGACAGCTTCCCCGCCCATGCGCGAGACCAGGTGCTCGAGCGGCTCAAGAAGGCCGGCATCGCCTGCAGCAACTATTTCGTCCCGATCCACACCCAGCCGTACATCCGCGAGATGCTGGGGACGCGAGACGGACAGTTCCCCATCACCGAGCGTGTGGCCGCACGCACCATCGCCTTGCCCTTTTTCGCCGCCCTGACGCAAAGCCAGGTCGATCGCGTCGCGGCGGCGCTGAAGTCGGCTATCGCCGGCGGCGCGTGA
- a CDS encoding GNAT family N-acetyltransferase: MPNRVVPLSKQYARQAARLHAMGIGSGFLSSLGQGFLRQLYAAISSSPSGFGFVCVDEEDRVLGFIACAESVGRLYKQSLMRRGIFMAAALARFLIRPAVIARAWQTLRYPSEVSADLPPAEVLSIAVDERCRGLGVGRDLMEAANAEFRRRGIVQVKAAVGAALVSANAFYLKCGFRLAATQQHHGLPMNLYIEELER, translated from the coding sequence ATGCCCAACCGGGTAGTTCCCTTATCCAAGCAGTATGCCCGCCAAGCTGCCCGCTTGCACGCCATGGGCATTGGCAGCGGATTTCTTTCATCGCTGGGGCAGGGGTTCCTCCGACAGTTGTACGCGGCGATCTCTTCCAGCCCATCGGGCTTCGGGTTCGTGTGCGTTGACGAAGAGGACCGCGTACTGGGTTTCATCGCTTGCGCCGAGAGCGTGGGGCGGCTCTACAAGCAGAGCCTGATGCGGCGTGGAATATTCATGGCCGCGGCTTTGGCCAGATTCCTGATCCGCCCTGCGGTGATCGCCCGCGCATGGCAGACGCTGCGTTATCCCTCAGAGGTTAGTGCGGATTTGCCGCCGGCCGAAGTGTTGAGCATCGCCGTGGACGAGCGTTGCCGTGGGCTAGGGGTGGGACGGGACCTGATGGAGGCGGCGAACGCGGAATTTCGCCGGCGAGGAATTGTGCAAGTTAAAGCGGCTGTCGGCGCCGCCCTGGTTAGCGCCAACGCCTTCTATCTCAAATGCGGGTTCCGATTGGCCGCCACGCAACAGCATCATGGCCTGCCGATGAACCTTTACATCGAAGAGCTGGAACGCTAA